A stretch of Babesia bigemina genome assembly Bbig001, chromosome : III DNA encodes these proteins:
- a CDS encoding 50S RIBOSOMAL PROTEIN L21, putative, which yields MNRFETYRDLKLRWKRTTKSRKNRVRLARKWRQPRYVNPANPPTCTFVLHERLPQTRSSRGYGGRSGLNEEARPSSQRPYEPGEVVFDTSHNFSVYPPPEVVQKLREGYEELFCVFKSSAMHQHKAPISRWVSSVLKRQLNTGEKVTFGTVLLVASRDWTIIGKPTVPYAKVEATIEQQTLCGEQISFRYRKSRRISRFLRVRHWVTVLRIDDIVVDPEMRVDTTPVKPLRLLDLWANRWLYEEELGGVKYSGDRTVAEGTSQRSAVEMPSAIYDGTEPKAGSYNRLGLTEAYRYHPDPYAPN from the exons ATGAATCGTTTCGAAACGTACCGCGACCTGAAGCTGCGCTGGAAACGCACCACGAAGTCGCGGAAGAACCGGGTGAGGCTAGCACGCAAGTGGCGGCAGCCCCGCTACGTAAACCCGGCGAACCCGCCCACCTGCACCTTCGTGCTGCACGaacgcctgcctcagacgCGATCAAGTAGGGGCTACGGTGGTAGAAGCGGCCTGAATGAGGAGGCCAGACCTTCATCGCAGAGGCCGTATGAGCCGGGGGAGGTTGTGTTCGACACGTCGCACAACTTCAGTGTCTACCCGCCTCCAGAGGTGGTGCAGAAACTGCGAGAGGGTTACGAGGAACTGTTTTGCGTATTCAAGTCGTCCGCGATGCACCAGCACAAG GCGCCGATCAGCAGGTGGGTTAGCAGCGTTTTAAAGCGGCAATTGAATACAGGGGAGAAGGTGACTTTCGGCACGGTCCTGCTGGTGGCCTCGCGGGACTGGACCATCATCGGCAAACCAAC CGTGCCCTATGCGAAGGTGGAGGCGACCATAGAACAGCAG ACGCTCTGCGGAGAACAAATCAGCTTCCGCTATCGCAAGTCGAGGCGCATATCGCGTTTTCTGAG GGTTCGTCACTGGGTGACGGTGCTGCGCATCGACGACATTGTGGTCGACCCCGAGATGCGGGTAGACACCACGCCAGTCAagccgctgcgcctgctggACCTCTGGGCCAACAGGTGGCTGTACGAGGAGGAGCTGGGCGGCGTGAAATACTCAGGAGACCGGACGGTAGCGGAAGGTACGTCTCAGCGGTCGGCAGTCGAAATGCCTTCAGCCATATACGACGGCACAGAGCCCAAAGCCGGCAGCTACAACCGGCTCGGACTCACCGAAGCGTACCGGTACCACCCTGACCCCTATGCGCCCAACTAG